A genomic stretch from Dissulfurispira thermophila includes:
- the trpA gene encoding tryptophan synthase subunit alpha, whose amino-acid sequence MNKIETTFKRLKAENKKAFIPYIMAGDPDLEKTIEHVMLLTECGADIIELGVPFSDPLADGPTIQRAAERALKAGVTLRRIIQFVKNIRQYTQIPIVLMTYYNPVFKYGELPFIKDSVAAGIDGVIIPDLPPEEGIDFIKLAQDADLSTIFLVAPTSTRERIKYITSVSSGFIYYVSMTGITGSKLDMDRTFKSHIAHVKKVADKPVAVGFGVSTPEDAKTIAQIADGVIIGSAIVKRLYEHPLSAKDFIKKLREAI is encoded by the coding sequence TTGAATAAAATAGAAACCACATTTAAACGGTTGAAGGCTGAAAACAAAAAGGCATTTATCCCATATATCATGGCAGGAGACCCAGACCTCGAAAAGACTATAGAACATGTCATGCTTTTAACAGAATGTGGTGCAGACATTATAGAACTCGGAGTGCCTTTTTCAGACCCCCTCGCGGATGGACCGACAATACAGAGGGCTGCTGAAAGGGCATTAAAGGCTGGAGTTACATTAAGAAGAATAATCCAGTTTGTCAAAAATATTAGGCAGTATACACAGATACCAATAGTTCTGATGACATATTATAACCCTGTATTTAAATATGGAGAACTACCTTTTATAAAAGATTCTGTGGCTGCAGGTATTGACGGAGTAATAATCCCTGACCTGCCGCCAGAAGAAGGGATAGACTTTATCAAACTGGCACAAGATGCGGATCTTAGCACAATATTTCTTGTTGCACCAACATCTACAAGAGAAAGGATAAAATATATCACATCTGTTTCAAGCGGCTTTATATATTATGTTTCTATGACTGGAATAACAGGTTCTAAACTTGATATGGACAGGACATTCAAAAGTCATATAGCACATGTAAAAAAGGTTGCTGATAAGCCTGTAGCCGTTGGTTTTGGTGTTTCAACTCCTGAAGATGCAAAAACAATTGCACAGATTGCTGACGGTGTGATTATAGGAAGTGCAATAGTAAAAAGATTATATGAACACCCCTTGAGTGCAAAGGATTTTATAAAAAAACTGAGGGAGGCGATTTAA
- the accD gene encoding acetyl-CoA carboxylase, carboxyltransferase subunit beta: MAWFKKTKEIKAEKKVKIPEGLWVKCDSCKEIIYKKEIEKNLQVCPKCNYHFRISASERIKLIADEGSFVEMDADLSTTDPLDFKDTIPYKDRLEENKKKTGLKEAAIYGNATINQRPVVLAIMDFSFMGGSMGSVVGEKISRAAERALEDKIPLIVVSSSGGARMQEGMFSLMQMAKVSAAISKLKESGILYITILADPTFGGVTASFAMLGDIIIAEPKSLIGFAGPRVIEQTIKQQLPENFQRAEFLLEHGMIDIVVERKELKNTIYKLIEHFMPQPLNEG; the protein is encoded by the coding sequence ATGGCATGGTTTAAAAAAACAAAGGAAATAAAAGCAGAAAAAAAGGTAAAGATACCCGAAGGATTATGGGTAAAATGTGACAGTTGCAAGGAGATTATTTACAAAAAAGAGATAGAAAAAAACCTTCAGGTATGCCCTAAATGCAACTATCATTTCAGGATAAGTGCTTCAGAGCGTATTAAGCTCATAGCAGATGAGGGGAGTTTTGTTGAAATGGATGCTGACCTTTCTACTACTGATCCACTTGATTTTAAGGATACAATCCCATATAAAGATAGACTTGAAGAAAATAAAAAGAAAACAGGATTAAAAGAAGCTGCTATATATGGCAATGCTACAATAAATCAAAGACCTGTTGTCCTTGCAATCATGGATTTCTCATTCATGGGTGGTAGCATGGGGTCTGTTGTTGGAGAGAAGATATCAAGGGCTGCAGAAAGAGCACTGGAAGATAAGATACCTCTTATAGTCGTCTCATCATCAGGTGGTGCAAGGATGCAAGAAGGCATGTTCTCTTTAATGCAAATGGCAAAAGTATCTGCTGCTATTTCAAAACTCAAAGAATCGGGTATCCTTTATATCACAATACTTGCAGATCCAACATTCGGAGGGGTGACTGCAAGTTTTGCAATGCTTGGAGATATAATCATAGCAGAACCTAAAAGCCTTATAGGTTTTGCAGGACCAAGAGTAATAGAACAGACAATAAAACAACAACTGCCTGAGAATTTCCAGAGGGCTGAGTTCCTCCTTGAGCATGGGATGATAGATATTGTAGTCGAGAGAAAGGAACTCAAAAACACCATCTACAAGTTAATCGAACACTTTATGCCGCAACCTCTAAATGAGGGATAG